The Triticum aestivum cultivar Chinese Spring chromosome 7B, IWGSC CS RefSeq v2.1, whole genome shotgun sequence genome window below encodes:
- the LOC123161769 gene encoding two-component response regulator ARR14-like, which translates to MAAMGGDERQRMEAPAGDKFPEGLHVLAVDDDSVCLKVLEVVLRCCKYNPTTVTDAKTALKMLRAGKAEFDLVITDVHMPGVDGFKLLELIHLEMDLPVIMLSVDCDKKAVMKGITHGACDYLVKPACTNELKNIWQHVERRRNFEAKTHINNNNNNNDDDDDRVQPRTAATSKDSDNKGNERYDSNENQEITHVSTTWKKPRVVWTIELQNKFLEAIDQIGLDKAVPKKILELMKVDYLTRDSIASHLQKYRLHLRRVKPNPVGDASERHNSSYNNMNNQGSFMRNHEHERWCTSSGLLSPNNFSAMGHLAQPANTHRNSCTGSFIHDGRMYKYVAPKLSDAGRFARCIDPPANLYNNIPNETTLDEFPSYGFGDSYAGRMRGKLVETNKGKFPDPSYNSATHATLTGFLHRGIISPISSNVNVEVQNEIGTVMRNATSMAGFNEQIVPKNAHSNQSFVGMLNACGSRPVSLSEMVMGGSSSIPVDGLSERMTPFNIAKNTSSIGMMLNENTAPGNSRISMSHT; encoded by the exons AAGGCAGAGGATGGAGGCTCCGGCAGGGGACAAGTTCCCGGAGGGGCTGCACGTGCTCGCTGTGGACGACGACAGCGTCTGCCTCAAGGTACTGGAGGTCGTTCTGCGTTGCTGCAAATACAACC CAACGACCGTGACGGACGCGAAGACAGCGTTGAAGATGCTAAGGGCGGGGAAGGCAGAGTTCGACCTGGTGATCACCGACGTGCACATGCCAGGCGTGGACGGCTTCAAGCTCCTTGAGCTCATCCACCTTGAGATGGATCTGCCCGTCATCA TGCTATCTGTGGATTGCGACAAGAAGGCTGTGATGAAGGGCATAACACATGGGGCGTGCGACTATTTGGTGAAGCCAGCGTGCACCAATGAGCTAAAAAATATATGGCAACATGTTGAAAGGAGGAGAAATTTTGAAGCAAAAACacacatcaacaacaacaacaacaacaatgatgatgatgatgatagagtGCAGCCAAGGACTGCTGCCACGAGCAAGGACTCAGATAATAAGGGCAATGAAAGATATGATTCTAACGAGAACCAAGAGATCACACACGTATCCACCACCTGGAAGAAGCCAAGGGTGGTATGGACAATTGAGCTTCAGAACAAATTTCTAGAAGCTATTGACCAGATCGGCCTAGACA AGGCCGTTCCAAAAAAGATATTGGAACTAATGAAAGTGGATTACCTCACCAGAGACAGTATCGCAAGTCATCTACAG AAGTATAGGTTGCACTTGAGAAGAGTCAAACCAAATCCAGTTGGTGATGCCTCTGAAAGACATAACTCATCCTACAACAACATGAACAACCAGGGGAGTTTCATGCGTAACCATGAACATGAAAGATGGTGTACGTCCTCTGGTCTTTTAAGTCCAAACAATTTTTCTGCAATGGGTCACTTAGCTCAGCCGGCGAACACACATAGAAACTCGTGCACGGGGTCATTCATCCATGATGGTAGAATGTATAAGTATGTCGCACCAAAACTGTCGGATGCGGGAAGATTCGCTCGCTGCATTGACCCTCCTGCCAACCTATACAACAACATACCCAATGAAACAACTTTAGATGAATTTCCTTCATATGGTTTTGGCGATTCCTATGCTGGCCGCATGCGTGGTAAGCTGGTGGAGACAAACAAAGGCAAGTTTCCAGATCCTTCATACAATTCTGCAACACATGCGACATTGACTGGTTTTCTTCATAGAGGTATAATATCTCCCATCTCATCAAATGTGAACGTAGAGGTGCAAAATGAAATAGGAACGGTCATGAGAAATGCTACATCTATGGCAGGCTTCAATGAGCAGATTGTTCCAAAAAATGCACATAGCAACCAAAGCTTCGTAGGGATGTTGAATGCCTGCGGCAGTCGTCCAGTGTCATTATCTGAGATGGTTATGGGAGGGAGCAGCAGTATACCAGTAGATGGCTTGAGTGAGCGGATGACACCATTCAACATAGCAAAAAACACAAGCTCAATCGGAATGATGTTGAATGAAA